One segment of Erigeron canadensis isolate Cc75 chromosome 2, C_canadensis_v1, whole genome shotgun sequence DNA contains the following:
- the LOC122587702 gene encoding protein ALP1-like, with amino-acid sequence MQFIYVLPGWEGSTHDGRVLRDAISRNQGLRVPRDCYYLVDFGYCNANGFLAPYQGQRYHLKEFDGHRRETPQEYFNMKHAKARNVIERCFGLLKGRWKILSSPSFFSIQTQIRIIMACCLFYNLIRKYMSHDPQEDEEEEEEEESESEDESEDGEYVTNICPSDEWSEFRNNMSSNMFNAWRNR; translated from the coding sequence AtgcaatttatatatgttttgccTGGTTGGGAAGGTTCAACACATGATGGTCGTGTGCTTCGAGATGCAATCTCAAGGAACCAAGGTCTACGAGTCCCTCGCGATTGttattatttagttgattttggTTATTGCAATGCAAATGGTTTTCTTGCTCCATATCAAGGGCAACGATATCATTTAAAGGAGTTTGATGGTCATCGACGTGAGACTCCTCAGGAATATTTCAACATGAAACACGCTAAAGCAAGGAATGTGATTGAGAGATGTTTTGGATTGTTAAAAGGAAGATGGAAGATCCTTTCATCCCCTTCATTCTTCTCGATCCAAACTCAAATTCGAATCATTATGGCATGCTGTTTGTTTTATAACTTGATTCGTAAATATATGAGCCATGATCCTCAAGAagatgaagaggaagaagaagaagaagaatcagAAAGTGAGGACGAAAGTGAAGATGGGGAATATGTTACCAACATTTGTCCAAGTGATGAATGGTCGGAATTTAGAAATAATATGTCATCCAATATGTTCAATGCATGGAGAAATAGATAG
- the LOC122587703 gene encoding uncharacterized protein LOC122587703: MELLKDYDCEIKYHPSKANVVADALSRKEAQVKALLKENIDKESIGKKKRLAMETNSRGFRTYKGRIWVPLLDGNRELILEEAHRSRYSVHPGVTKMYADLKPIYWWPNIKGEVTHFVERCLTSARVKADHKKPYGLLHQLENPE, translated from the exons ATGGAACTtctgaaagattatgattgtgagattaAATATCATCCCAGTAAAGCTAATGTGGTGGCGGATGCATTGAGTAGAAAG GAAGCTCAAGTTAAGGCTTTATTGAAAGAGAACATTGACAAGGAAAGTATTGGTAAAAAGAAACGTCTTGCCATGGAAACGAACAGTCGTGGATTTAGGACATATAAGGGTCGAATTTGGGTACCATTGCTTGATGGCAACCGAGAATTGATCCTTGAAGAAGCTCATAGGTCGAGATATTCAGTTCACCCTGGTGTTacaaagatgtatgcagatttgAAACCTATTTATTGGTGGCCGAACATTAAGGGTGAAGTCAcacattttgttgaaagatgcTTGACTAGTGCACGGGTAAAAGCTGATCACAAAAAGCCATATGGATTGTTGCATCAATTGGAGAATCCGGAATGA